A region of the Phaseolus vulgaris cultivar G19833 chromosome 11, P. vulgaris v2.0, whole genome shotgun sequence genome:
tttttttaaatattatattatagtttATTTTCGTATATATATAGTTTGATCCCTTAATAATTGATTTAATGAGTTTAAGATTTAGGTTAAGGATTAAGAAGAAAgagagtttatatatatatattttttttctaacaaaatTGTGACGAGCACTGACGTAGATAATACTTTAAATGCGATAATATTTCGAATGCGATGATAAATCGAATGCGGTGATTTAAGATCCTCTCCAACGCACTTAACTTTTGAACATTCAGATTTCTTGTAACTCTTTGCAATATAGTCGTTAACAATTAATCCAGCAAATTAGTTTTCAAGAACAAAACACACATAATATTTTAAAGCTGATTAATTCTGGCAAtactatttcatattttaagttGGAATCGGAacagaataatattaatattttttattatacgtTAGCTAGCTTTATCAAAATACTCACAAATATGTAAAGAAATGTAATCTCACATTAATTAAAAGATAAGAATATTacgtttttcttttttatcgaAAGTACAGTTAACAGTGATTGAGAGAGAGACGAAGGGAGGGGCCTACACGTTGGCACAAGGTAATAATTTAACGgataagattgtaaaagaaaaagtaataagataagataatatagaaaaagaaagtttTTACCTTGTACGTCCTCATAAATAGACAAGGCTGTCACTGTAACTTTTAACTCATGTTTTTAGTTTAACCACTTTAAGTTGTGCAAATAAGAAACATGTATGGTGTGTCACATCAACTCTTATTGTTTGTTTTCTACAGACACGTGAAggacagtttttttttttaattttgtttagttGGAGGGAATAcgaacaaataattttaaaaactagtAGGACAAactgtattatttttattcatatttctacactttttattaaatatatattgtcATTTCTaagctatttatttttttaccctGGATTCAaggtttatatattttttaaattgatttttctaGAGTTTGATAAACACAAAATTTATGGACTTTCTTTTTATACTTTTCAGAATGGAAATTCAAACTTATTTTGCCTTCTTACATAGAAATTAAGGTGCATTTATATGAAGAGATCTATTGAGTAATTATTGAATTATTTATCATGTGAAGTCTTTTAATGCCTTTATCGTATCCTTAACTTAAATGTCATCAATGTAATCACGACACTTTtcagataaaaacaaaaaaatgttttgacaagtttctttactttaaaaataatttaaataaaataatttatgataatCATACAGAAATTTCTCCAAAGTAATatcaaattacaaatttaattaaaaaatacttaattaatttgaaaaataatgatGGTATTTGCCATTACAGAAGAAgacataattttaaaacttgAATTGGATTTGCATGAGACATCTGGCAGATATTCTGTTGTAGAtatcattgtttttttttatataagaagtaaaaaacaatgtcatcaaaggaaaatattttttcaaacacaaactatatttgtatttatatttatatgtgtattaactatttataatatttctatATGATTAACCCTCTAATAAATAAgtatttcatttatattttatttttttcataatttacaTGTGTACACGGTTTTCTCTTGGTGTGTTTGTTTTTAGATGAACTCAATCAATCAATTGTAAATCAATCACACTCTTTAACTCTACTTTTTCATTTGTCTTAAATGATGTTTTGATGAAAACAAATACACCCTTAAGACATGTTTGGAAATGCGTTTTCCACTCCGGAAATCACGTTATATAGGTTAAATAAAAGATCATTTTTAAATGAAAACCAAAACCTATTTTCTGGTAACTACGAAAAAAATTGTCCGTGCCAAACACTCTCACGTGACTGAATCCATCTTAACTACTTTTATCTTTTTACAAACAGATCAACGGTAGAAAATTAAACACGGAACTTCATAATAAATCATTTGTTCCATTTGTCAACAACATGTTTGACAAGTCATCTCTGTCTTCTGTATTTGTCGTTTTGTGGAGCTGGAAAGTTTTGGTACCAGAAGTTATTATTACTTCATAATAATatagttttattaaaatttgtataatatgtaattgaatttaaacaaaatatgataaaataattgttttggTACAGTGCATTTGTAGCACggtaataaaaaatcatttatttaattactttcaatttgattaaatataatatataacaataatatatgcgtgttatattgttttattttacttCACTTTATCCTTTCTGATAGATTActaatttaagtttaaaataaagataaaaatggtAAAGTAATTAAAAGATCGCATAGAAATAAATACTTTTAGTTAGTTTTATAGATTTAGAGggtaaaaaatacatataaaaaatataagtatttaaaatatataattagtagattataatttataatatactatTAAGGAGTTAGAAAAATTGATAATGGGATGGGGTTGTACTTTATTGTTTCATTAATAGTAATTGATTTTGAAGTAGGTTAGATTAATTGAACAcacttaaaattaaatttagcttttTGAACCTAATTTAGACTGAGATTTTTAGTTCTACCCAAATATATTCATGTGTTTAACTTGCAAAATTAGGTCAAATTTGGGATATCTTTTATCCCCACCTCTTTTAGTTTGCAACCGCATTTGTTGGATTCATTTAATTTTGGATAAAGATTGTTTAGACtggtataaaaaataaaatattttttcattagacttttcaatattttataaaaagttaaatacaattaatatgtttaaaaacaaaaagatataTAATACTTTTCTTTCTAGATGTCAATTTATTAACGTAAAAGAGAAACTTCCacaaataaataacaatatttaaattataaagtttAACAAGTAAACGTTGAACTCTAAATCTCTAAATTGCTAAACTTTTGATAGttgaaatatttaaattgtttgtAAAGTGTTGGATacgataattatataaaaagtatAACGCACAAGGCAGACAAGAATTATTATTTGAAGAATAACCAAACCTAGTAATATTAAAAGTGCAAAGTATAGGCCAATATTATATGTTTCATATAATAATTGATGTTTGCCAACCACTAAAGTTATACTTTTTctcctctttttttttaaaaaaaaataaaataaaattacaagaattataataaaataattgtataaataaaattaccCCATAAATTAATCCTAGTCGTTTTCGGAGCTCACTTGTAGTTTAGATCTCTGTaagaaaaaatctaaaattacctctaaaagaaaaaaaatctaaaatttgacATATGACGATCTGTCTGGTCTCGGAAAGTAATAGATTGTGTCAAAAAATGTTTGCTCACTGTTCCCATTCCAGTGACAAGTTCCACTTTCAATTGAAGTTACAATTCCACCATAATAAATTCTTACATAGGACCACTTTAGTGTTTATTTAGAAATGCAAAACTTGATGAAAAGAAAGGAGTTATAAATAGTATTTGACACtttaataatgaaattaaaaatataagaactTCAAATTAAAGGTAAAAGGGTTTTCCCAGAGAGAGAagattataagaaaatattttcccattTGATTTTACAAATTACATGAATCAAACTACGTAACTAGCCTTAGAAGATGGACACATCTGGGGGCGGTCCATACACACTCATCCAAGAAAGTGGAACTCGCCATTTACCACCTTCAATTCCTGAAAAGGCAATCATATGAAATATTAGCAACCAACTCTTAAGATTTTTTACTTGCAAATATGTTCACTCACTACTCAAaattaaatctttaatttgtcAAAAATGACAGATGTGGCTCATAGCAGAAATAGTAAGAGATATTGTATCTTAAAATAAGAAAGCCTTGGAAGTGAAAATACATGCTACAAAGATGTTCTAATACAAGAAATTCATCAGATccagaaaaatgaaaatagtaTCAGTAGTAGGACGATGGACAAAGGATtcagaaaatattaatttttaaaatccaCCTTTCCGAGCAGAAATATTATTCAGTGACAATTTTTGGGAGTTAAGAACAGTGAATCATGATATccttgaaaaaatatattacgtACAATCATTAGTTGTCatgataaaacaatttttgtatgaatagtaaaaatagataaaaaaaaaacaataaaacaatataaaagaCGACAAAGGTAAGTTAAGtatgaaaagaataaaaagacaccaaagaaaaagaaagctCACCAGCGGTAGGGTTAGTGATCTGGAGAAGTTTACATGTTGCATCGGCTAATTGAAAAGCATCGGATATATTGTCCCCTTCCGAGCAATAACACAACAAGCAGGTGACCTTCAAACCTTTAGCCTGATACATCGAAATCAACACCTCATATCCATCAATCCATGTATCCcaatattaatgttttatttctacaattttgtaattaaaaaggTAAGGGATAGCCATCctgctttatttatttttaaatggtgATCAACTAAATAAACTACATTCTCTAGCATGGCCTCATCTTGTTTATTTATTCTTCATAAGAAAACAAAATCCCAAATGCACCTGGCCTCATCTTTCGCAGCAATCAATCCAGGTAGAGAGCCTTAATCATTTTCATGCAAAAAAATAGAGCATACCATGTAATTAAAATTACTTCCAATTAGAAGGAGTTACTTTTAAAGAAAGTTTATGACAACAGGCATCAATCCAAAAAAAAGTTTACATACAAATGGCTTAAGGATTAACAAGAAATGTAGCATCATGAAATTTAAATGCATACAAGTTACCttgagaaaagcaaaaagtgcAGCAAAAGGCAAGCTAGcataataattttcttcttctagCTCATCTTCTACAGAAATAATATCTTCCAGTGTAGCATTTCCTTCAGCTAAATCACTAAGATATTTCCAATGCTTTTGAGACGGGTCATACTCCTGAAGTTTCTTCCATCCAAGCTGTTCACAGTTTTCATCAGTTCCATTGCTGTTGGCACTAGAAAGGTAATAGATCTGCAAACCACTAATGTGATAGCCAACAGATATATCAGAATGGAAAGAATCACAACAGTTTCCTAGAGCAAGTTGGATTTTTAAATGCTACATAAATGAAATAGTGAGAAAGCTCATAATCTACGGAGGGTAATTTGAACAGAGTTAGAATCACAtaattgaatgaattaaatATCTTAACCACAAAGAAGGGAAATTTCAAAGTATACAGCTCCTCACCCTGACATGTCAACTTTTTGCCACTTTCCAAAATCTAAGCTGGAGAGAACAATAATATGCTTCTTTCCACTGCTGGCAAGAAAATCAGCCATGTTTTTTGCAAACTCAACCATCATACCCTACTCAAATGACCATATATTAGTGCAATTTCTTCTTTCTTACAGTTTCCAAAACTATTTGTACAAATTCCATCATTAAATTTAATAGAAAACATTAAAGTGAGGTATAATACAAAAGCATCAAGATTGAAATTAACAAGTGACATGCACAGTAGTTCGTGCTTACACCAACCAAACCACAAGTCAAATACCCACAGTTCTGTTATTGTTAATCCAAATGTTAAGCAGTAATTAATTATACATATTACTCTTTATGACTACCCTAAGAATCAATCTGGTAATTGTCATGCACTTTTAAATTAGAGTGTGAATTATTTCGGAATACAGTTGTTCTTTCATACAGTGCACATCCTTGAAATTTTCACCTCCATTTCAAAGAGGATAGCAAACGAACTGTATTCTTCGGAGGAATTACTTGGACAGTTAACCGAGTAACCCATAAATAAGAGCAATATTTTACAGGATAAGTTACTCGGAAGTTGAGGTAAAAGAAAGGTCAGTGATTAGAGGGATAGAATCATTCAAGGAACAATTG
Encoded here:
- the LOC137837913 gene encoding uncharacterized protein, translating into MEFVPAEGKHLHEDCSTLILPALSIGNVGQLVADLLISSIGSERVGYLDDPNVLPCVGNDAYGPFPQGYVALPLEAYDSPSNALTVIQQRSPVIKGMMVEFAKNMADFLASSGKKHIIVLSSLDFGKWQKVDMSGGLQIYYLSSANSNGTDENCEQLGWKKLQEYDPSQKHWKYLSDLAEGNATLEDIISVEDELEEENYYASLPFAALFAFLKAKGLKVTCLLCYCSEGDNISDAFQLADATCKLLQITNPTAGIEGGKWRVPLSWMSVYGPPPDVSIF